The Methanococcoides methylutens MM1 genome has a window encoding:
- a CDS encoding Rieske (2Fe-2S) protein — translation MAEYTELCSTEDVPEGEMRSFTTGNNEILVVNLKGEFYALDAICNHMGGKLVKGRLKDNLVICPVHRCRYDVTSGKVKRGAGFLVESFSGKCGDQKAYEVKVEDGKVYVKI, via the coding sequence ATGGCAGAATATACTGAATTGTGTAGTACGGAAGATGTGCCTGAAGGAGAGATGAGGAGTTTCACCACCGGGAACAATGAGATCCTTGTGGTCAATTTGAAAGGTGAGTTCTATGCACTCGATGCAATATGCAATCATATGGGTGGCAAGCTTGTCAAAGGGCGGCTGAAGGACAACCTTGTGATATGTCCTGTCCACAGGTGCCGCTATGACGTAACTTCCGGGAAGGTAAAAAGGGGTGCAGGATTCCTTGTGGAGTCATTTTCAGGTAAATGTGGTGACCAGAAAGCCTATGAGGTTAAAGTTGAGGATGGTAAGGTCTACGTAAAGATCTGA
- a CDS encoding mechanosensitive ion channel family protein, whose amino-acid sequence MAIMDLVPPWLSWDIAVITFVFLVIILTFLLAKLINKLLKAYFVLASKKMNIDETTYGLVRRIIVAVVYFSGFLVIIFSIPSLRDLSIALFAGAGFAGIVIGMAAQNTLSNIIAGVALATFRPFRVGDLLTIHGEYGRVTDITLGYTKIRTWDNRRLNIPNHIISDEAIINWSIDDPSVNWTVEVGISYDSDIDLARSIMIDEARKHPEVMSYEELLHYQPHTKQGEEVSVLLTELADFSVNLKLYVWVRDRSVAYGTGCALKEAIKKSFDAEGVEIPFPYRTIVYKKDLEAEESDLASGSEF is encoded by the coding sequence ATGGCTATTATGGATCTTGTTCCTCCATGGCTATCATGGGATATTGCAGTGATTACCTTTGTCTTTCTTGTCATCATACTGACATTTCTGTTAGCTAAGCTGATCAACAAATTGTTGAAAGCATATTTCGTGTTGGCAAGCAAGAAGATGAATATAGATGAGACCACTTATGGACTTGTACGCCGTATAATAGTTGCTGTCGTCTATTTTTCCGGATTCCTTGTGATCATATTCAGCATCCCAAGTCTTCGTGACCTTTCCATAGCCCTCTTTGCAGGAGCAGGATTTGCAGGTATCGTTATTGGTATGGCTGCACAGAATACTCTCTCCAACATCATTGCAGGAGTTGCCCTTGCAACATTCAGACCGTTCCGTGTTGGTGACCTGTTGACCATTCACGGGGAATATGGGCGTGTGACCGATATCACACTGGGCTATACCAAGATACGGACATGGGACAACAGGAGGCTCAATATTCCTAACCACATCATCAGTGATGAAGCTATTATTAACTGGTCCATTGATGATCCCAGTGTCAACTGGACTGTTGAGGTAGGGATAAGCTATGATTCTGATATTGATCTTGCACGCAGTATCATGATTGACGAGGCGCGCAAGCATCCTGAGGTCATGAGCTACGAAGAGCTTTTACATTACCAGCCACATACAAAACAGGGCGAGGAGGTTTCCGTATTGCTCACAGAACTTGCCGATTTTTCTGTAAACCTCAAGCTATATGTCTGGGTACGTGACCGTTCGGTTGCATATGGCACCGGATGTGCGCTGAAAGAGGCCATCAAGAAGAGCTTCGATGCAGAAGGCGTGGAGATACCATTCCCATACAGGACCATTGTTTACAAGAAAGACCTTGAGGCAGAAGAAAGTGATTTGGCATCTGGGTCTGAGTTCTGA
- a CDS encoding class I SAM-dependent methyltransferase, protein MSTKGNEFGTIYGGKNYDIFATLLGFGHSYYEKAAAEMPIEKGMKVLDLGCGTASLDIEIEEKMEHTGKVFGIDLSNSQLKYAHSKTKQIADEISLYKGTMDELPFKDESFDMVVTSVAFCETNAEVRRSAIRESSRVLVKGGHFAIIDCAKPRFSLTSVMMVPFFMFKTNDDNWNNTYVEICRENSMTLEKEEYLKSYIRCQIFKKEK, encoded by the coding sequence ATGAGTACGAAGGGGAACGAATTCGGGACCATATACGGTGGAAAGAACTACGACATTTTTGCAACTTTACTGGGGTTTGGACATTCCTATTATGAAAAGGCTGCAGCGGAGATGCCAATTGAAAAAGGCATGAAAGTGCTTGACCTTGGGTGCGGTACAGCATCCCTTGATATAGAAATAGAAGAAAAAATGGAGCACACAGGAAAGGTCTTCGGAATAGACCTCTCAAATAGCCAGCTTAAATATGCCCATTCAAAGACAAAACAAATAGCAGATGAGATCTCGCTTTACAAAGGAACAATGGATGAACTTCCATTTAAGGATGAGAGCTTTGATATGGTCGTAACAAGTGTCGCCTTCTGTGAAACTAACGCCGAGGTGAGGAGATCGGCAATAAGGGAATCATCCAGGGTACTGGTAAAAGGCGGCCACTTCGCCATCATAGACTGTGCAAAGCCACGTTTTTCACTAACAAGCGTGATGATGGTACCTTTCTTTATGTTCAAGACCAATGATGATAACTGGAACAATACATACGTGGAGATCTGCAGGGAAAACTCCATGACACTTGAAAAGGAAGAATACCTGAAATCATACATCAGGTGCCAGATCTTCAAAAAAGAAAAATAA
- a CDS encoding fumarylacetoacetate hydrolase family protein, translated as MMGRFKHGDDIFYGTVSGELVTSMDHEGRTFELSELTVLPPATPSKIICIGLNYVDHAIELDMEIPTEPVIFMKPSSAVIGPGDRIVYPSMSQRVDYEAELAVVIGKKCRNISSENAMDVIAGYTCFNDVTARDLQQKDGQWTRAKSFDTFAPMGPFIVPKEEFYPSDVNVSSLVNGEGRQSSSTSNLIFDIPHLIEFISGIMTLEIGDVIATGTPPGVGELERGDVVEVKIEGIGTLRNEVV; from the coding sequence ATGATGGGTCGATTCAAACACGGTGATGATATTTTCTATGGTACTGTAAGCGGTGAACTGGTTACTTCCATGGATCATGAGGGCAGGACCTTTGAGCTATCCGAGCTTACGGTACTTCCACCTGCAACTCCTTCAAAGATAATCTGTATTGGTCTGAACTATGTTGACCATGCCATTGAACTTGATATGGAGATTCCCACAGAACCTGTTATATTTATGAAACCCTCCTCTGCCGTGATCGGTCCGGGCGATCGTATAGTATATCCTTCAATGAGCCAGCGAGTGGATTATGAGGCTGAGCTTGCTGTTGTTATCGGAAAGAAGTGCAGGAACATCAGTTCAGAGAATGCAATGGATGTAATTGCAGGCTATACCTGCTTCAATGATGTCACAGCCCGTGACCTGCAGCAAAAGGATGGTCAGTGGACTCGCGCCAAGAGCTTTGATACATTTGCTCCCATGGGACCGTTCATTGTTCCGAAAGAGGAGTTTTATCCTTCTGATGTCAATGTCAGCAGTCTTGTGAATGGCGAGGGCAGGCAAAGCTCAAGCACATCGAATCTGATATTTGATATTCCTCATCTGATCGAGTTCATATCCGGCATCATGACTCTTGAGATCGGTGATGTGATCGCCACAGGTACTCCTCCGGGAGTAGGTGAGCTGGAACGTGGCGACGTTGTTGAAGTTAAGATCGAAGGAATAGGCACATTGAGAAATGAGGTAGTATAA
- a CDS encoding glutamate--tRNA ligase: MTLSDEDKITIEKFALQNAVKYGKTPQLGAVMGRVMGACPHLRPLAKDVGPMIQHILDEVSKESPEEWQSRLETIAPELIEELNTKKEPDKGLKPLDVEEGEAVVMRFAPNPNGPPTLGSTRGIVVNSEYVKKYGGKFIIRFDDTDPQTKRPMMEAYDWYIEDCTWLDAKPDQVVIASDRMEVYYDYARKLIEMGHAYVCFCDGGDFKKFKDAKEPCPHRNQSPEVNLEHWDKMLAGEYEEKAAVVRIKTDITHKDPALRDFGAFRIVKTAHPRPEIGDKYVVWPLLDFEGAIEDHKLGMTHIIRGKDLMDSEKRQGYIYNYLGWEYPKTTHWGRIKMHEFGKFSTSGLRKAIEDGEYSGWDDPHLPTLRALRRRGIRPEAIRKFMIDMGVGETDVSISMDTLYAENRKIIDPIANRYFFVWDPVDLELEDGACCTVNPSLHPTENRGVRCIDVGSRLKVCSSDVESVKVGDMLRLKDLYNIEVTSVDPLMCKCLGDSMEDAKAKKMKIIHWVPDDGINVKVLAPHGEFTGIGEKQIVDELDNVVQFERFGFCRIDSVSDEDDVVAYFTHK; this comes from the coding sequence ATGACCCTGAGTGATGAAGATAAGATAACTATAGAGAAATTTGCGCTTCAAAACGCTGTAAAATATGGAAAGACCCCTCAGCTTGGAGCTGTTATGGGCCGTGTAATGGGCGCATGCCCTCATCTGCGTCCTCTTGCAAAGGACGTTGGTCCTATGATCCAGCATATCCTTGACGAGGTATCAAAGGAAAGCCCTGAAGAATGGCAATCACGACTTGAGACCATCGCTCCGGAGCTTATCGAGGAGCTAAATACTAAAAAGGAGCCTGACAAAGGACTCAAGCCTCTTGATGTCGAAGAAGGTGAGGCCGTTGTAATGCGCTTTGCACCAAACCCCAACGGTCCTCCCACACTGGGGAGCACACGCGGTATCGTTGTGAACTCCGAGTATGTCAAAAAATATGGTGGGAAGTTCATCATCCGCTTCGATGACACGGATCCGCAGACAAAGCGCCCGATGATGGAAGCATATGACTGGTATATCGAGGACTGCACATGGCTTGATGCAAAACCTGATCAGGTTGTGATCGCATCAGACAGGATGGAGGTCTACTACGACTATGCAAGAAAGCTCATTGAGATGGGTCATGCATATGTATGCTTCTGTGACGGTGGTGACTTCAAGAAGTTCAAGGATGCAAAGGAGCCATGCCCTCACCGCAATCAGAGTCCTGAGGTCAATCTTGAGCACTGGGATAAGATGCTTGCCGGTGAATATGAGGAAAAGGCTGCGGTTGTCCGGATCAAGACCGATATTACGCACAAGGATCCCGCTCTTCGTGACTTTGGTGCTTTCAGGATCGTCAAGACGGCACACCCCCGCCCGGAAATAGGTGACAAATATGTGGTCTGGCCTCTGCTCGACTTCGAAGGTGCTATCGAGGACCATAAACTTGGAATGACACACATTATCAGGGGTAAGGACCTGATGGACAGTGAAAAACGTCAGGGATATATCTATAATTATCTCGGCTGGGAATATCCAAAGACCACTCACTGGGGCCGCATTAAGATGCACGAGTTTGGAAAGTTCAGCACAAGCGGACTTCGCAAGGCAATAGAGGATGGGGAATATTCCGGGTGGGATGATCCACACCTTCCAACACTTCGTGCACTTCGCAGGCGTGGTATCAGACCGGAAGCTATCCGCAAGTTCATGATCGATATGGGTGTAGGGGAGACCGATGTAAGCATCAGTATGGACACTCTCTATGCAGAGAACAGGAAGATCATCGATCCTATAGCTAACAGATATTTCTTTGTCTGGGATCCTGTGGATCTTGAGCTGGAAGATGGTGCATGCTGCACTGTGAATCCTTCACTTCACCCAACAGAGAACAGGGGTGTTCGCTGTATAGATGTGGGCTCAAGGCTGAAGGTGTGCAGCAGTGATGTTGAATCCGTAAAGGTTGGTGACATGCTGCGCCTGAAGGACCTGTACAATATTGAGGTAACATCAGTTGATCCTCTCATGTGTAAGTGTCTTGGTGATTCAATGGAAGATGCCAAAGCAAAGAAGATGAAGATCATTCACTGGGTACCTGATGATGGTATCAATGTGAAGGTTCTTGCACCACATGGTGAGTTTACCGGAATCGGTGAGAAGCAGATCGTGGATGAACTTGACAATGTCGTACAGTTCGAAAGATTTGGTTTCTGCCGCATTGATTCTGTGAGTGATGAGGACGATGTTGTTGCTTATTTCACTCATAAGTGA
- a CDS encoding 30S ribosomal protein S3ae: protein MAKKRVQRKLDKWKSKEWYNIEAPKFIGSNHIGVTPTDEPENLVGRVVETTVGELTNDFSKHNIKLKLEIDNVVGDVANTRFIGHEITTDYLRSIVKRQTSRIDTNLNVKTKDGYKIRVKPICFTVKRARTSQIKALRDVMTETVAKRASELDFEQFVEEAIVGKLSANIYRKAKSIYPLRRVEIRKTEVQAIPASAVATPVVEEAPAVVEEAVEAPAAEE from the coding sequence TTGGCAAAAAAGAGAGTACAAAGGAAGCTGGATAAATGGAAATCAAAAGAGTGGTACAACATCGAGGCACCAAAGTTCATTGGTAGCAACCACATCGGTGTAACCCCAACCGACGAACCGGAGAACCTGGTAGGTCGTGTAGTGGAGACCACTGTCGGTGAACTCACCAATGATTTCTCAAAGCACAACATCAAACTCAAACTTGAGATCGACAACGTAGTCGGTGATGTTGCAAACACAAGGTTCATTGGTCACGAGATCACAACTGACTACCTGCGTTCCATTGTAAAGCGCCAGACTTCCAGAATTGATACAAATCTCAATGTCAAGACAAAAGATGGTTACAAGATCAGGGTCAAACCTATCTGCTTTACAGTCAAGAGAGCAAGGACAAGCCAGATCAAGGCTCTCAGAGACGTTATGACCGAAACAGTAGCAAAGCGTGCATCCGAACTCGACTTCGAGCAGTTCGTGGAAGAAGCTATTGTCGGAAAGCTTTCCGCAAACATCTACAGGAAGGCAAAATCCATCTACCCACTTAGAAGGGTAGAGATCAGAAAGACCGAAGTTCAGGCAATCCCTGCATCAGCTGTAGCAACTCCAGTAGTTGAAGAAGCACCAGCTGTTGTAGAAGAAGCTGTAGAAGCACCTGCAGCTGAAGAGTGA
- a CDS encoding serine--tRNA ligase — translation MELKFNLKGAFKTSADPSGAKDVIAQYIAEANETTLTKGAPEGQGAKITEWSIVENSIEVTIESGRFVRAHDAMIRLRKPLAGKLGKEFHIGIRGIDVKEFTIEMPAEEELDNIRIPHVTNITNVEGGIKLELEVGESELENRIPDRILTLMEEKVKAKDYGGKAEHWQILWESEKKEHTFHGDPTQEMMKEGWIKRGASRGQWIHGPQSTRMFRTFERIVLEELLEPLGYREMIFPKLVPWEVWQKSGHAKGVYPEIYYVCPPKTRDPEYWEEVIDHYKVTHEVPTELIKEKIGEPIGGLCYAQCPPFWMYVQGETIPTEDFPIKVFDRSGTSHRYESGGIHGMERVDEFHRVEIVWLGTKEQVIATAKELHEKYMHIFNEILDLEWRKAWVTPWFMAQEGLTGLSEQGEAGTTDYEAPLPYRGEDGEWLEFQNVSINGNKYPSGFNVKCQSGEELWSGCSGVGLERWASAFFAQKGLDPENWPEEFRKRAGKVPEGINFL, via the coding sequence ATGGAACTTAAATTCAACCTGAAAGGAGCATTCAAGACAAGCGCCGACCCGAGCGGCGCGAAAGATGTTATTGCCCAATATATAGCTGAGGCAAATGAGACAACCCTTACAAAGGGAGCACCGGAAGGACAGGGTGCTAAGATCACAGAATGGAGTATTGTTGAGAACAGCATCGAGGTCACTATTGAATCCGGAAGGTTCGTCAGGGCACACGATGCAATGATCCGACTCAGGAAACCACTTGCAGGAAAGCTTGGAAAGGAGTTCCATATAGGTATTCGCGGTATTGACGTGAAAGAGTTCACCATTGAGATGCCTGCAGAAGAGGAACTTGACAACATAAGGATTCCACATGTAACCAACATAACCAATGTTGAAGGTGGGATCAAACTTGAACTTGAGGTAGGGGAATCTGAGCTTGAGAACCGTATTCCTGACAGGATACTGACCCTCATGGAAGAGAAGGTCAAGGCAAAGGATTACGGCGGCAAGGCAGAGCACTGGCAGATCCTCTGGGAAAGTGAAAAGAAAGAACACACATTCCATGGCGATCCCACACAGGAAATGATGAAGGAAGGCTGGATCAAGCGCGGAGCAAGTCGCGGACAGTGGATCCATGGCCCGCAGTCCACAAGGATGTTCAGGACATTCGAAAGGATCGTTCTCGAAGAGCTCCTTGAGCCTCTGGGATACAGGGAAATGATCTTCCCGAAGCTTGTCCCATGGGAAGTATGGCAGAAATCCGGACACGCAAAGGGCGTATATCCTGAGATCTACTACGTCTGCCCTCCAAAGACAAGGGACCCAGAGTACTGGGAAGAAGTTATCGATCACTACAAGGTCACACATGAAGTGCCAACCGAACTGATCAAGGAGAAGATCGGAGAACCTATCGGCGGCCTTTGCTATGCACAGTGCCCACCATTCTGGATGTACGTTCAGGGAGAAACCATCCCTACCGAGGACTTCCCAATAAAGGTATTTGACAGGTCCGGCACATCACACCGCTATGAGAGCGGCGGCATCCACGGAATGGAACGTGTGGATGAGTTCCATCGTGTAGAGATCGTCTGGCTCGGCACAAAGGAACAGGTCATTGCAACTGCAAAGGAACTCCATGAGAAGTACATGCACATCTTCAACGAGATCCTTGACCTTGAGTGGAGAAAGGCATGGGTAACCCCATGGTTTATGGCCCAGGAAGGGCTCACAGGACTCTCTGAGCAGGGTGAGGCAGGAACAACTGACTATGAGGCACCACTGCCTTACAGAGGCGAGGACGGCGAATGGCTCGAGTTCCAGAATGTCAGTATCAACGGTAACAAGTACCCATCCGGATTCAATGTGAAATGCCAATCAGGAGAGGAACTCTGGTCAGGCTGTTCCGGCGTGGGACTTGAGCGCTGGGCATCCGCATTCTTCGCACAGAAGGGACTGGACCCTGAAAACTGGCCTGAGGAGTTCAGGAAGAGAGCCGGTAAAGTGCCAGAGGGAATTAATTTCCTCTAA
- a CDS encoding uracil-DNA glycosylase, which produces MTSEWKTLEDVEEHIFECTACPLSETVINKVVRKGSDIPKVLFIGEAPGKNEDETGVPFCGRAGKILDELIDYAGLKESDWAVINTIKCRPPKNRNPNKKELEACKPFLKRQIELLDPKLIILLGNTAEKAFLNGQKMEWGAVEEFEGRNVLKIFHPAALIYTRSRTEDQHRFLDENRHLFL; this is translated from the coding sequence ATGACCTCTGAATGGAAAACTCTTGAAGATGTCGAGGAGCACATCTTCGAATGTACGGCATGCCCTCTTTCTGAAACTGTTATCAATAAAGTGGTCCGCAAGGGATCAGATATTCCAAAGGTACTTTTCATAGGAGAAGCTCCCGGCAAGAACGAAGATGAAACGGGAGTTCCTTTTTGCGGACGTGCAGGAAAGATACTTGACGAGCTCATAGATTATGCCGGACTAAAGGAAAGCGATTGGGCAGTCATCAATACCATCAAGTGCAGGCCTCCGAAGAACCGCAACCCGAACAAGAAGGAACTTGAAGCCTGCAAGCCATTCCTGAAAAGGCAGATCGAACTTCTTGACCCTAAATTGATTATCCTTCTCGGGAACACTGCCGAAAAGGCCTTCCTTAACGGACAAAAGATGGAATGGGGAGCTGTTGAGGAATTTGAAGGACGGAATGTGCTTAAGATATTCCACCCGGCAGCATTGATCTATACAAGGTCCCGCACAGAGGACCAGCACCGTTTCCTTGATGAGAACAGGCATTTGTTCTTATGA
- a CDS encoding KEOPS complex subunit Pcc1, with amino-acid sequence MKISTTIEFNSPDAPDVAKKVALSLKPDNLTNMETQFDEEKATITIQTEKISSMIATVDDLLMNAKIAEDIINEVEDENDL; translated from the coding sequence ATGAAGATATCCACTACTATCGAGTTCAACAGTCCTGATGCACCTGACGTTGCGAAGAAGGTTGCCCTTTCACTAAAACCTGATAACCTGACAAACATGGAAACACAGTTCGACGAGGAGAAGGCTACCATAACCATCCAAACGGAGAAGATCTCATCCATGATCGCTACAGTAGATGATCTGCTCATGAACGCAAAGATAGCAGAAGATATCATAAATGAAGTAGAGGATGAGAATGACCTCTGA
- a CDS encoding DHHA1 domain-containing protein, with amino-acid sequence MIEMQKMVELAKQIAGIMGEYKHARVISHNDADGISSAAIICQALLRKGIPYHLTIVGRLDNSVVEMVNETASDSDVVIFCDMGSGQPEVIENVERDTIVIDHHKPVGDSPAKAMINPHMAGIDGAVHLCAATTTYLVAKGLDENNIDLAGLAIAGAVGDKQLFETANKIILDEAVEAGVVSVKKGLKVGSGDIADILENTPEPYLDITGDREKIDAFLDMLDIHGDIDSLNAEQLQKLTSTIALKLTKSASPEAIDAAIGDVYVLNKEVVRNVYDLVAIMNTCGKQEVPGLAVALCMKDDSALEEAKEITLKSQKAIIADVKKAEELLQKGKSIYYLSGKDLESTGMIASTIIRYVHPDMPFIAINEVEGIIKISGRGTRELVDKGLDLAYALRTAASSVGGYGGGHSIASGASIPMGRTEDFISHVDDIVGEQLN; translated from the coding sequence TTGATAGAAATGCAGAAAATGGTCGAACTTGCAAAGCAGATAGCCGGGATCATGGGGGAATACAAGCATGCAAGAGTGATCTCACACAATGATGCTGACGGTATATCCTCTGCAGCCATCATCTGCCAGGCACTTCTCAGAAAAGGAATACCATACCACCTGACGATCGTTGGCCGCCTGGACAACAGCGTTGTTGAAATGGTGAATGAGACAGCATCTGATAGCGATGTTGTAATATTCTGCGATATGGGAAGCGGTCAACCCGAAGTCATCGAGAATGTCGAAAGGGACACTATCGTGATCGACCACCACAAACCTGTGGGAGATTCACCTGCAAAAGCAATGATCAATCCACATATGGCGGGTATCGACGGGGCAGTACATCTCTGTGCAGCCACCACTACATACCTCGTAGCAAAAGGGCTGGATGAGAACAATATCGACCTTGCAGGACTGGCCATCGCCGGTGCAGTGGGAGACAAGCAGTTGTTCGAGACAGCGAACAAGATCATATTGGACGAAGCTGTTGAAGCCGGAGTAGTATCCGTCAAAAAGGGATTGAAAGTCGGCAGCGGCGATATTGCTGACATACTGGAGAACACACCGGAACCTTATCTTGACATAACCGGCGACCGTGAGAAAATAGATGCTTTCCTGGATATGCTTGACATACATGGCGACATCGATTCACTCAATGCGGAACAACTGCAGAAACTGACTTCCACAATTGCACTAAAGCTTACGAAGAGTGCAAGTCCCGAAGCTATCGATGCTGCCATAGGTGACGTATATGTTCTGAACAAAGAGGTTGTCAGGAATGTTTACGACCTCGTGGCCATAATGAACACCTGTGGAAAGCAGGAAGTTCCCGGACTTGCAGTTGCCCTTTGTATGAAAGATGATTCCGCACTGGAAGAAGCGAAGGAGATCACGCTCAAGAGCCAGAAGGCCATCATTGCAGATGTTAAGAAGGCAGAAGAACTGCTCCAGAAAGGAAAGAGCATCTATTACCTGAGCGGCAAGGACCTTGAATCCACAGGAATGATCGCCAGTACCATCATAAGGTATGTACATCCGGATATGCCATTTATTGCCATTAATGAGGTGGAGGGAATTATCAAGATATCCGGAAGAGGTACGCGGGAACTGGTCGATAAGGGACTTGACCTTGCCTATGCACTCAGAACTGCCGCATCATCTGTGGGCGGATACGGAGGCGGACACAGTATTGCTTCCGGTGCATCCATCCCAATGGGGAGGACAGAAGATTTTATTTCACATGTGGACGACATTGTCGGAGAACAACTGAACTGA
- the glmU gene encoding bifunctional sugar-1-phosphate nucleotidylyltransferase/acetyltransferase — translation MKAVVLAAGEGTRMRPLTSATPKVMLPIANKPMLEHIVDAAIEAGIEGFVFITGYHEENIREHFGNGEKWGVTIDHVHQKKQLGTANAIGCAKGHVEGSFIVLNGDVLLSSSHISKMIEREEDAIITVKKVDKPSDFGVIETEGNRVSKIIEKPENPPTDLANAGIYLFRESIFEVIENTPLSSREEYEITDSLQMLIDSSDNVGYEVLEEEWIDIGRPWDLLDANKVLLEGLKPDIAGLVEPNATLIGDVSVGEGTLIRNGAYIIGPVVIGKDCDIGPNCFIRPSTTIGNEVHIGNAVEVKNSIIMDGTKVGHLTYIGDSIIGRKCNFGAGTKVANLRHDGKNIKVNIKGKRTDSGKRKLGVIMGDDVHTGINSSINVGTVMESGSFTGPGEVVR, via the coding sequence ATGAAAGCCGTAGTCCTTGCAGCGGGGGAAGGCACCCGGATGCGACCATTGACATCAGCAACTCCAAAAGTTATGCTCCCCATAGCCAATAAACCCATGCTTGAGCATATCGTAGATGCTGCGATAGAAGCCGGTATTGAAGGATTTGTTTTTATCACAGGTTACCATGAGGAGAACATCAGGGAACACTTCGGCAACGGCGAGAAATGGGGCGTTACCATCGATCATGTCCATCAAAAAAAACAGCTTGGAACTGCAAATGCGATCGGCTGTGCAAAAGGACATGTTGAAGGCAGTTTTATCGTACTCAACGGAGACGTTCTGCTAAGCTCATCACATATCAGTAAAATGATCGAGCGAGAAGAGGATGCGATAATTACAGTCAAAAAAGTGGATAAGCCTTCGGATTTCGGTGTTATTGAGACGGAAGGGAACAGAGTCTCAAAGATAATAGAAAAACCTGAGAATCCACCAACAGATCTTGCAAATGCAGGAATATACCTGTTCAGGGAATCCATTTTTGAGGTTATAGAAAACACCCCATTGTCATCAAGAGAAGAATATGAAATCACGGACAGCCTCCAGATGCTAATCGACAGCAGTGATAATGTCGGCTATGAAGTCCTTGAAGAGGAATGGATCGACATCGGAAGACCATGGGATCTACTTGACGCTAACAAAGTCCTTTTAGAGGGATTAAAGCCTGATATCGCCGGCCTTGTAGAACCCAATGCCACCCTGATAGGCGATGTGAGCGTGGGAGAAGGAACGCTTATACGCAACGGCGCTTACATAATCGGGCCTGTAGTGATTGGGAAGGACTGTGATATCGGACCTAATTGTTTCATACGTCCATCAACAACTATCGGAAACGAAGTCCATATAGGAAATGCTGTAGAAGTGAAGAACAGCATCATCATGGATGGTACGAAGGTAGGACACCTCACATATATAGGAGATAGTATTATAGGACGCAAGTGCAATTTCGGTGCCGGAACAAAAGTTGCGAACCTGAGGCATGATGGTAAGAACATCAAGGTGAACATCAAGGGAAAAAGGACCGACTCCGGGAAACGTAAGCTTGGCGTAATCATGGGTGACGATGTCCATACAGGCATCAACAGCAGCATAAACGTCGGCACGGTAATGGAAAGTGGAAGCTTTACAGGACCTGGAGAAGTTGTCAGGTGA